A single genomic interval of Malania oleifera isolate guangnan ecotype guangnan chromosome 11, ASM2987363v1, whole genome shotgun sequence harbors:
- the LOC131168235 gene encoding RING-H2 finger protein ATL80-like → MESINSPPGIKGCGSFYAPALICMVGVLCTALALVAYRLILVKYCLTRIHRSPAAPSPQSAAAPSAVGVDEKTLRAIPTLAYSANKHGPFRVDQSECAVCLGELEEGDTVRLLPTCRHAFHVPCIDDWFAAHRSCPVCRSEVEAPTEEEGVSEVVCVQEQGRDGGGESSASPSRPVEPGGFIRRERGMGFSGLKRSWSMDQSTCVMEMEREEEILGSTSSSCSANMRYLCYSSKTLTGARSHRAVVLLRSFSQLGMGRHISGRPAAILPY, encoded by the coding sequence ATGGAGAGCATAAACTCACCGCCCGGCATCAAAGGTTGCGGTTCTTTCTACGCCCCTGCTCTCATTTGCATGGTCGGCGTACTCTGCACCGCACTGGCGCTCGTCGCCTACCGCCTCATACTCGTAAAATACTGCCTCACGCGGATCCACCGAAGCCCCGCCGCCCCGTCGCCGCAGTCCGCAGCCGCGCCATCAGCCGTTGGCGTCGACGAGAAAACCCTCCGCGCGATTCCGACCCTCGCGTACTCCGCGAACAAACACGGCCCGTTCCGGGTGGACCAGAGCGAGTGCGCGGTCTGCTTGGGGGAGCTGGAGGAGGGAGACACGGTCCGGCTTTTGCCCACCTGCCGGCACGCCTTTCACGTGCCGTGCATCGACGACTGGTTCGCGGCGCACCGGAGCTGCCCGGTATGTCGGTCGGAGGTGGAAGCGCCGACGGAGGAAGAAGGCGTCAGTGAAGTAGTCTGCGTGCAGGAACAGGGAAGGGACGGCGGCGGTGAGTCTAGTGCTTCTCCATCACGGCCGGTGGAGCCCGGAGGGTTTATCCGGCGGGAGAGGGGGATGGGTTTTAGTGGGTTGAAGCGATCGTGGTCGATGGATCAGTCGACGTGTGTTATGGAGATGGAGAGGGAAGAGGAAATATTAGGGTCAACCTCTTCTTCTTGTTCTGCAAATATGCGTTATTTGTGTTATTCTTCGAAGACTTTAACGGGGGCAAGATCGCATCGAGCGGTAGTGTTGCTGAGGTCTTTCTCCCAACTGGGGATGGGTCGACATATCAGTGGCAGGCCTGCTGCAATTCTTCCCTACTGA